Proteins from a single region of Candidatus Schekmanbacteria bacterium:
- a CDS encoding gfo/Idh/MocA family oxidoreductase, which produces MRQIRVGIIGCGMITRTFHVPAIVRFPELKIEAFSDINKSWADEMAVKYSAPYAFSDYGEMIGKIDMAIVATPNAYHTSISKELLKAGINVLCEKPMGISVEECEEVAKAEKDSNAIFMVAHSRRFASNVMLLKKFLDEGKFGDLRNIELKLGHSHKQWITRSGFSFKKEQAGGGVLIDQGIHLIDLLIWFYDGEIKVVSIKGKDMLGYGMEDIVEAEFLLDNGGKAVISSSRVDEWENLCKIEGTKGWAHFHIDDKTYLLVESRKIRGCELLGAIQFKTPLTNIYQEQLKCFIKHIKKNKKPPISADEAIKGIRLMNYCYEKMELSK; this is translated from the coding sequence ATGCGGCAGATTCGTGTGGGAATAATTGGATGCGGTATGATTACGCGCACTTTTCATGTGCCTGCCATAGTACGTTTCCCAGAGCTCAAAATAGAAGCATTCTCAGACATCAACAAAAGCTGGGCTGATGAAATGGCTGTAAAATATTCTGCTCCCTATGCTTTTTCTGATTACGGTGAAATGATAGGCAAAATAGATATGGCAATAGTTGCAACTCCAAATGCCTATCACACTTCTATAAGTAAAGAGCTTTTAAAAGCTGGAATAAATGTCCTTTGTGAAAAACCAATGGGTATTTCAGTTGAAGAATGTGAAGAAGTTGCAAAAGCAGAAAAAGATTCGAATGCAATTTTTATGGTTGCCCACAGCAGAAGGTTTGCCTCCAATGTAATGCTTTTGAAGAAATTTCTCGATGAGGGGAAATTTGGTGATCTTAGAAATATTGAATTGAAGCTTGGACATAGCCATAAGCAATGGATTACAAGGTCAGGCTTTTCATTCAAGAAAGAACAAGCAGGTGGCGGAGTACTTATAGACCAAGGCATTCATCTTATAGATTTGTTGATCTGGTTCTATGATGGTGAGATAAAAGTTGTATCCATCAAAGGCAAGGATATGCTTGGATACGGTATGGAAGACATTGTTGAGGCGGAATTTTTATTGGATAACGGAGGGAAAGCTGTAATCTCTTCTTCGCGAGTAGATGAGTGGGAAAATTTATGTAAAATCGAGGGGACAAAAGGGTGGGCTCATTTTCACATCGATGACAAGACATATCTTTTGGTAGAAAGCAGAAAAATACGCGGTTGTGAACTTTTAGGCGCAATTCAGTTTAAGACCCCTCTGACAAACATATATCAGGAGCAGCTGAAGTGTTTCATAAAGCATATCAAAAAGAATAAAAAACCTCCTATTAGCGCTGATGAAGCCATTAAAGGGATTAGATTGATGAATTATTGTTACGAAAAAATGGAGCTTTCCAAATAG